In the genome of Deinococcus deserti VCD115, one region contains:
- a CDS encoding ATP-binding protein → MGLRQELSAFLTALEAAQDPPAFDGLAVPPLLLPSGESGRLDMLAEALGLSAFEQTVLALGLAQELFPIQTRTLAGAVMGWDGDVMAATLTPYACMQWLEDADPAAFVEDAPLFRSGTMRFGSGLTGDASMRTLSVAPGVLLFVQGLDGVDPDLSGVAAELENHATLSDSQSRLLEQGRKHLSRGPQERGVLLYGLHAEDMRALGGLLLSDYGRVLHVDVAALASRPAGDIGAAVQALGREGRLKNRCVLVDATRDIPEGQSLDNLTQQLLSEATGPVALMAPSPLPVSTTRALLPLEVLPPTPAEQRAQWAASLGVSEEQPLLVQLGDQFRLSLDRIGVLAREARLSLPGNASQAARAERAWDTARTANRRLMGTLAERVDARASWDDLILPPSEAGVLRQIAAHVRHRSQVYEQLGMARPGRGRALTALFSGPSGTGKTLSAEVLATDLNLDLYRIDLSSTVSKYIGETEKNLRRIFDAADKGGCILLFDEADSVFGKRGEVRDSNDRYANIQVNYLLQRLETFNGLAVLTTNLESSMDVAFMRRIHFVLNFRAPQPAERERLWRLAFPAALDTTDVDFGALAQADVSGGNIRSIAMNAVFMAVSRNENLSQELVTEALHLEYRKLGRLVL, encoded by the coding sequence ATGGGACTTCGTCAGGAACTGTCGGCCTTTCTGACCGCGCTCGAAGCGGCTCAGGACCCTCCTGCGTTTGATGGCCTGGCTGTGCCCCCACTGCTGCTTCCTTCTGGAGAAAGCGGCCGGCTGGACATGCTGGCTGAAGCGCTGGGACTGTCCGCGTTTGAGCAGACCGTTCTGGCCCTGGGGCTGGCACAGGAACTGTTCCCGATCCAGACCCGTACCCTGGCGGGCGCCGTGATGGGATGGGACGGGGACGTCATGGCGGCCACCCTGACCCCGTATGCCTGCATGCAGTGGCTGGAAGACGCGGACCCAGCCGCCTTTGTCGAGGACGCGCCGCTTTTCCGCTCTGGAACCATGAGGTTCGGTTCAGGCCTGACGGGGGACGCCAGTATGCGCACCCTGTCGGTGGCGCCGGGTGTTCTGCTGTTCGTCCAGGGCCTCGACGGCGTGGACCCCGACCTGAGTGGAGTTGCCGCTGAACTGGAGAACCACGCCACCCTGAGTGATTCCCAGAGCAGATTGCTTGAGCAGGGACGTAAGCACCTGTCCCGAGGACCCCAGGAGCGGGGCGTGCTCCTGTACGGCCTGCATGCTGAAGATATGCGGGCGCTGGGCGGTCTGCTGCTAAGTGACTACGGCCGGGTCCTGCATGTGGATGTGGCTGCTCTGGCCTCCCGACCAGCCGGGGACATTGGTGCAGCTGTGCAGGCCCTGGGGCGTGAGGGCCGTCTGAAGAACCGTTGTGTGCTGGTAGACGCCACCAGGGACATTCCCGAAGGGCAGAGCCTGGACAACCTGACGCAGCAGTTGCTCAGTGAGGCCACTGGGCCGGTGGCGCTGATGGCGCCCTCACCGCTCCCCGTCTCGACCACACGGGCACTGTTGCCGCTGGAGGTGCTGCCTCCGACGCCCGCTGAACAGCGGGCGCAGTGGGCGGCCTCATTGGGTGTCTCTGAAGAGCAGCCCCTGCTGGTGCAGCTTGGTGATCAGTTCCGCCTCAGCCTGGACCGGATTGGGGTGCTTGCCCGTGAAGCGCGGCTGTCGCTGCCGGGAAATGCCAGCCAAGCAGCTCGGGCCGAACGGGCATGGGACACCGCCCGGACCGCCAACCGCCGCCTGATGGGCACGCTGGCAGAACGGGTCGATGCGCGCGCCAGCTGGGACGACCTGATTCTTCCCCCATCGGAGGCTGGGGTGCTGCGGCAGATCGCGGCGCACGTGCGCCACCGCTCGCAGGTCTATGAGCAGCTGGGAATGGCACGTCCCGGACGTGGGCGGGCACTCACTGCGCTGTTCAGCGGCCCCAGCGGCACCGGAAAGACCCTCAGTGCCGAGGTGCTGGCTACGGATCTGAACCTCGACCTGTACCGCATTGACCTGAGCAGCACCGTCAGCAAGTACATCGGCGAAACCGAAAAGAACCTGCGGCGGATTTTCGATGCGGCTGACAAGGGTGGCTGCATCCTGCTGTTCGATGAAGCCGACAGCGTGTTCGGCAAGCGGGGTGAGGTCCGTGACAGCAACGACCGCTACGCCAACATTCAGGTCAATTACCTGCTGCAGCGGCTCGAAACTTTCAACGGTCTGGCGGTGCTGACCACCAACCTGGAAAGCAGCATGGACGTGGCGTTCATGCGGCGTATCCACTTTGTGCTGAATTTCCGTGCGCCTCAACCTGCCGAGCGCGAGCGGCTGTGGCGCCTGGCCTTTCCTGCGGCGCTGGATACCACTGATGTGGACTTCGGGGCGCTGGCCCAGGCGGACGTGTCCGGAGGCAATATCCGCAGCATTGCTATGAACGCCGTGTTTATGGCTGTCTCCAGAAATGAGAATCTCAGCCAGGAACTGGTGACCGAAGCCCTGCACCTGGAGTACCGCAAACTGGGGCGGCTGGTTCTCTGA
- a CDS encoding FHA domain-containing serine/threonine-protein kinase, whose protein sequence is MNDSKLFYQYQLHRPLGGGWLGPVHAATDLDEGREVALRILDDANSGQSFLIMQLERLLLKVHSLRHAHLLPTEPLQQREHRVFYAMNLAAHGSLRQLLQRQSRSAQPLPLVTAVEAVRQAAAGLAYAHAQGLMHGNLKPENVLLQPGRALVGNDGYTVQLSDFGLAELRAGAHGTHDRAVVGALAYTSPEQCRGVRNELRTDLYTLGLILYELVTGMVPFDIRDAADALEKHQHVAPRQPTLLRPDVPEALEEVILTCLAKRPDDRYADAGALEAALQAVLNTMLPSGPDPTVRLPTLPVMPVAPAVNAQPAATPRLLVYSERHELLRELPVTGSSLTIGRAPGNSVLLEHQGVSRHHLNVEFSAGQPYVTELTATNGTLMDGLPLTPMTRLRWPYRTPLYLRPYWLILIGPEEQQARPRIVVKPEVERLTLVPGVATQLNVVLVNTGQTVDHFQLSLDGIPAEWLQNPYQEVQLNPGTQASASLTVLAPKRSSSRAGDYPVTVLARSRENTAQFGKASLTATVTPFTEVVATLAPPIRRTWRRTTYAFKLDNRSNVDGTFAPRLHDNQGDIRLIPRPQDLVQLDQMGQTGGGLTNPGGAVVDPTRVAQEAARHAAMEARNAATRAARHIIGGEGRIRMEDLPARVALKAGETSEDTVRVRVPIRWVGMASKHQFTIHVLDAAEAALHDSGNEDRPVSTASAELHHNALIPLWLLPILLLLLGALIWFLTRPPVINQFDLVGSNTVVRPGQPFSLRWDTQNARRVDVLELGKAGQHLSADGTVRVSGIKQDQKYTLVARNLIGIRREMTRTIEPRYATPVIEQFVVSPTRVAGNQPVTISWRVRGAEQISITELGRVPASGKRTITPSRDLNLQITARNGSESTTDGETVSVIGAKINVFKLQPEAITRGTSATLSWNVENATSVSIDGIGTVPAKGKKTVSPRISTSYVITAQGGNNSVTTANTRLEVAAAAPKITAFSISPQTVKSNQDFTITWRTENATSVTLQDGTTTETANPIGRRTLRAPAGNSDIVITASNEENVQVTKSLPLTVIAVDEEALQAKAEAERAAAQKRAEEQRQAQEEERNVKLITFTAEPAQISGKGDVTLSWDAPGFKNVQILPLSGPTNGLFDTAGSQVVKDVNTSRTYTLRVRRRDGQAITITRKVKVVPLPVQIRSFKASQTILSAPGDVSLSWDVANTTAVRISGLGAGKLPGGLWPAQGSASARVDGTTTFVLKAGSQQARATVTLPPPAIQEFRASPGNLTGIGTTNLSWRVRNISSVRIDGLPGPNPDGSWPVEGRTSVPVSKTRVFTLRAGKATRQSTVTVTPPAPPRIVSFTPSTTSLKSPGGKVTLKWDVANTDSVRITNAPSARAGQLWPARGTTTVNVSRTTVFILTSGSQQRSITVAVAPQPVPPSAQPKPPQEAQPPQSADSVQEPNIPVTTPARIVSFTASPTTLQAGESVRLSWKVEQAEAVRIDGVPGSFQGTGSVTVTPRQTTTYVLRAAGLRRDARVTVRPARSESPYADLVGTWNHPFGYFTVHNIQGRRASGVFVSQRDHLKDIPVTFSFAGNTLTASSPDLEAFSLVATLNPGRQSFTGTYTLRGARERWCAYRPSGPQNADCN, encoded by the coding sequence ATGAACGACAGCAAACTGTTTTACCAGTATCAGCTTCACCGGCCGCTGGGTGGGGGCTGGCTCGGCCCGGTGCACGCCGCGACCGACCTGGACGAGGGCCGCGAGGTGGCTCTGCGCATTCTGGACGACGCCAACAGCGGACAGTCGTTCCTGATCATGCAGCTCGAGCGTCTGCTGCTCAAGGTGCACTCCCTCAGGCACGCCCATCTTCTGCCGACCGAACCTTTGCAGCAGCGCGAACACCGCGTGTTCTATGCCATGAACCTCGCGGCGCACGGGTCATTGCGGCAACTGCTGCAGCGCCAGTCGCGCTCGGCCCAGCCTCTGCCGCTGGTCACCGCTGTCGAGGCGGTGCGGCAGGCTGCGGCCGGACTTGCCTACGCGCACGCGCAGGGCCTGATGCACGGCAACCTGAAGCCCGAGAACGTGCTGCTGCAGCCCGGACGCGCCCTGGTAGGCAATGACGGCTACACCGTTCAGCTCTCGGATTTCGGTCTGGCGGAACTGCGGGCCGGTGCTCATGGTACCCACGACCGCGCGGTCGTGGGCGCACTGGCCTACACCAGCCCCGAGCAATGCCGCGGCGTGCGCAACGAACTGCGCACGGACCTGTACACCCTGGGACTGATTCTGTACGAGCTGGTTACCGGGATGGTCCCGTTCGACATCCGTGACGCAGCCGACGCTCTGGAAAAGCATCAGCACGTCGCACCCCGCCAGCCCACCCTGCTGCGGCCCGATGTGCCCGAGGCCCTGGAGGAGGTCATCCTGACCTGCCTGGCCAAACGGCCGGATGACCGCTACGCCGATGCAGGTGCCCTGGAAGCTGCGTTGCAGGCGGTGCTGAACACCATGCTGCCCAGCGGTCCTGATCCTACCGTGCGTCTGCCGACCCTGCCGGTCATGCCGGTGGCACCGGCAGTCAATGCCCAACCTGCTGCGACGCCACGTCTGCTGGTGTACAGCGAACGCCACGAGTTGCTGCGGGAACTTCCTGTTACAGGCAGCAGTCTCACGATAGGTCGCGCGCCGGGCAACAGTGTGCTGCTGGAGCACCAGGGAGTCAGCCGTCACCATCTGAACGTCGAGTTCAGCGCAGGTCAGCCGTATGTCACCGAACTGACCGCCACGAACGGCACCCTGATGGACGGCCTGCCACTGACGCCCATGACCCGGCTGCGCTGGCCGTACCGCACGCCGCTGTACCTGCGCCCCTACTGGCTGATCCTGATCGGTCCGGAGGAGCAGCAGGCCCGGCCACGCATTGTGGTGAAGCCGGAGGTCGAGCGCCTGACCCTGGTGCCTGGCGTGGCAACCCAGCTCAACGTGGTGCTGGTCAATACCGGACAGACGGTCGACCACTTTCAGCTCAGCCTGGACGGCATTCCTGCCGAATGGCTACAGAACCCCTACCAGGAAGTGCAGCTCAACCCCGGTACGCAGGCGAGCGCCAGCCTGACCGTTCTGGCTCCCAAGCGCAGCAGCAGCCGTGCAGGCGACTATCCGGTCACGGTACTGGCGCGTTCTCGTGAGAACACGGCCCAGTTTGGCAAGGCGTCCTTAACCGCAACCGTCACGCCGTTTACGGAAGTCGTGGCTACCCTGGCCCCGCCGATCCGGCGCACCTGGCGGCGCACCACCTATGCGTTCAAGCTGGACAACCGCAGTAATGTCGACGGCACCTTTGCTCCCAGGTTGCACGACAATCAGGGCGACATCCGGCTCATTCCCCGGCCACAGGACCTCGTTCAGCTCGATCAGATGGGCCAGACAGGAGGCGGACTCACCAATCCTGGCGGCGCAGTCGTGGATCCTACAAGGGTCGCCCAGGAAGCGGCGCGGCATGCGGCCATGGAAGCCCGCAACGCAGCCACACGCGCTGCCCGGCACATCATCGGCGGCGAAGGGCGCATTCGCATGGAGGACCTGCCCGCCCGTGTGGCCCTGAAGGCGGGCGAAACCAGTGAGGACACGGTGCGGGTACGGGTCCCCATCCGCTGGGTGGGAATGGCCTCGAAGCACCAGTTCACCATTCACGTGCTCGACGCCGCAGAAGCTGCGTTGCACGACTCCGGCAACGAGGACCGCCCGGTCAGCACGGCGTCGGCGGAGCTGCATCACAACGCTCTGATTCCACTGTGGCTGCTGCCGATTCTGCTGCTGCTGCTGGGGGCCCTGATCTGGTTCCTGACCCGCCCCCCCGTGATCAACCAGTTCGATCTGGTGGGCAGCAATACGGTGGTTCGGCCAGGGCAGCCGTTCAGCCTTCGCTGGGACACCCAGAATGCCCGGAGGGTCGACGTACTGGAGCTGGGCAAGGCGGGACAACATCTGTCGGCAGACGGTACGGTCAGGGTAAGCGGCATCAAGCAGGATCAGAAATACACCCTGGTGGCCCGAAACCTGATCGGCATACGCCGTGAGATGACCCGCACCATAGAGCCGCGTTACGCCACTCCGGTCATTGAGCAGTTCGTGGTCAGCCCCACCCGTGTGGCCGGAAATCAGCCGGTTACCATCAGCTGGCGAGTGAGGGGTGCCGAGCAGATCAGCATCACCGAGCTGGGCAGGGTACCGGCCAGTGGCAAGCGCACCATTACTCCATCACGTGATCTGAACCTGCAGATCACCGCCCGCAACGGCTCGGAATCCACCACCGACGGCGAGACCGTCAGCGTGATCGGCGCGAAGATCAATGTGTTCAAGCTTCAGCCGGAAGCCATCACGCGCGGCACCAGCGCGACGCTTTCGTGGAACGTCGAGAATGCCACCAGCGTGTCCATTGATGGCATTGGAACCGTGCCGGCCAAGGGAAAGAAGACGGTCTCGCCGCGCATCTCGACCTCCTATGTCATCACGGCGCAGGGGGGCAACAACAGCGTTACCACGGCCAACACGCGTCTGGAGGTCGCCGCCGCGGCGCCTAAAATCACGGCCTTCAGCATTTCGCCGCAGACAGTCAAGAGCAACCAAGACTTCACGATTACCTGGAGAACCGAAAACGCCACCAGCGTGACTCTTCAGGATGGAACGACCACCGAGACGGCCAATCCGATCGGCCGCCGCACGCTCCGGGCACCAGCTGGAAATTCCGACATCGTGATTACGGCCAGCAATGAGGAGAACGTTCAGGTCACGAAGTCCCTGCCGCTGACAGTCATTGCGGTGGACGAAGAAGCGCTGCAGGCCAAGGCAGAAGCCGAGCGCGCCGCGGCGCAGAAGAGGGCCGAGGAACAGCGTCAGGCACAGGAAGAGGAACGCAACGTCAAGCTGATTACCTTTACGGCTGAGCCGGCTCAGATCAGTGGCAAGGGTGATGTGACGCTGTCGTGGGACGCGCCGGGGTTCAAGAACGTTCAGATTCTGCCGCTCTCGGGTCCCACAAATGGCCTGTTCGACACCGCAGGCTCTCAGGTCGTCAAGGATGTCAACACCAGCCGTACCTACACCCTGCGGGTGCGCCGGCGTGACGGGCAAGCCATTACCATCACGCGCAAGGTCAAGGTCGTGCCGCTGCCGGTCCAGATCCGCTCGTTCAAGGCGTCGCAGACCATCCTCAGTGCTCCGGGTGACGTGAGTCTCAGCTGGGATGTGGCAAACACCACTGCAGTCCGTATCAGCGGCCTGGGCGCCGGCAAACTCCCGGGTGGACTGTGGCCTGCCCAGGGCAGCGCCTCCGCCAGAGTGGACGGTACCACTACCTTTGTCCTGAAGGCTGGAAGTCAGCAGGCCCGTGCAACGGTCACGCTTCCGCCCCCAGCGATCCAGGAGTTCCGCGCCAGCCCAGGAAACTTGACCGGTATCGGCACGACCAACCTGTCCTGGAGGGTCCGCAACATCAGCAGTGTACGGATCGATGGTCTGCCTGGCCCGAATCCAGATGGTTCCTGGCCAGTTGAGGGCCGCACCAGTGTGCCTGTCAGCAAGACCCGCGTGTTTACCCTGCGGGCCGGGAAAGCGACCAGACAGTCCACTGTAACTGTCACGCCTCCAGCCCCTCCACGGATTGTCAGTTTCACGCCCTCAACCACCAGCCTCAAATCCCCGGGCGGCAAAGTCACCCTGAAGTGGGATGTGGCAAATACAGACTCGGTGCGCATCACCAATGCGCCCAGCGCACGCGCCGGTCAGTTGTGGCCCGCACGTGGAACCACCACGGTCAACGTCTCAAGAACGACTGTGTTCATCCTGACGTCAGGTAGCCAGCAACGTTCCATTACGGTGGCGGTCGCGCCACAGCCGGTACCACCGTCGGCGCAGCCAAAACCACCTCAGGAAGCGCAGCCACCTCAGAGCGCTGACAGTGTGCAGGAGCCCAACATTCCGGTCACCACCCCCGCACGCATCGTGAGCTTCACGGCCTCGCCCACCACGCTTCAGGCTGGGGAAAGCGTGCGCCTGAGCTGGAAAGTCGAGCAGGCTGAAGCGGTGCGAATCGACGGCGTCCCTGGGTCCTTCCAGGGTACCGGGAGCGTCACCGTCACGCCGAGGCAGACCACAACCTATGTACTGCGTGCCGCAGGCCTGCGGCGGGACGCTCGGGTTACCGTGCGCCCGGCACGCAGCGAAAGCCCGTATGCAGATCTGGTCGGAACCTGGAACCATCCCTTCGGCTACTTCACAGTCCATAACATTCAGGGTCGCCGTGCCAGTGGAGTATTTGTCAGTCAGCGCGACCATCTCAAGGACATCCCGGTCACGTTCAGTTTTGCGGGTAATACGCTGACCGCTTCCTCGCCGGATCTTGAGGCCTTCTCGCTGGTAGCCACGCTCAATCCTGGCCGGCAGAGCTTTACAGGTACATACACCCTGCGTGGCGCCCGCGAACGTTGGTGTGCGTACCGGCCTAGTGGCCCGCAGAACGCTGACTGTAACTAG
- a CDS encoding VgrG-related protein — MARTERNPLEGAVSSLFLTIDGQDMEPQLFGLIDEISVDSSLQLPDVATVTFRDPLANLVDDERLKLGSKIQVIAQVKGHKETVFDGEIVEIEPRFTKATQQLRLRAFDRLHRLARGTQTRSFQNVSDMDLVKKIAGEVGMSAKTGPSSVVHPYVLQHNQTNLAFLRERTARLGYILYADGTTLHCEPLRGQEPIELNWGDNLLEFLPRLTSMRQTSKTTVRSWDPRQKRAVVGQSSKGKGKAEVQERTQSEQVSQQAFNMQAPETTSALIVRDQGYAAAIAEAQRNQIAEHLLEAQGTSAGYPRLTAGNVLKIGNVGRRFSGDYVASSVRHLYRNGEGYSTEFVVSGSRADSLATLISAAAGNQDRPYTPVPGLMIGIVTNNDDPDNQGRVKVKLPALNEDDETDWARVVNIGGGAGRGTQVIPEVNDEVLVGFEHDDIHHPYILGGLWNGSDKPLYPSGQTVKNGKVIRRAFRTRLGHELTYTDPEGNDPPEIRLTSSKKHELTLSDDKRQPFMKLKTQGNQQVVLTDGTSPSIVLKDKSGNEITISTHGNTIRIGSRGRIELKATSGISIDGGGGTVDIRGVMINLN; from the coding sequence ATGGCCCGCACCGAACGCAACCCGCTTGAAGGAGCGGTCAGTAGCCTCTTCCTGACAATTGACGGTCAGGATATGGAGCCTCAACTGTTTGGGCTTATTGACGAGATTTCCGTGGACAGCAGCCTTCAGCTTCCAGACGTGGCGACCGTCACCTTCCGCGACCCGCTGGCCAACCTGGTGGACGACGAACGTCTGAAACTGGGCTCGAAAATTCAGGTCATCGCACAGGTCAAAGGCCACAAGGAAACAGTCTTTGACGGCGAAATTGTTGAAATCGAGCCGCGTTTCACCAAGGCGACGCAGCAGCTGCGGCTTCGGGCTTTTGACCGCCTGCACCGTCTGGCGCGCGGCACCCAGACCCGCTCGTTTCAGAACGTCAGTGATATGGACCTGGTGAAAAAGATTGCCGGAGAGGTCGGGATGAGTGCAAAGACCGGCCCCAGCAGTGTGGTGCATCCTTATGTGCTGCAGCACAACCAGACGAACTTGGCTTTTCTGCGGGAAAGAACCGCCCGTCTGGGCTACATCCTGTATGCCGACGGCACGACCCTGCACTGCGAACCTCTGCGCGGTCAGGAGCCTATTGAACTGAACTGGGGAGACAACCTGCTGGAATTTCTGCCCCGCCTGACCAGCATGAGGCAGACCAGCAAGACCACGGTGCGTTCCTGGGATCCGCGTCAGAAACGTGCGGTGGTCGGCCAGTCTTCCAAGGGCAAGGGAAAGGCCGAGGTTCAGGAACGCACCCAGAGTGAGCAGGTCAGCCAGCAGGCCTTCAACATGCAGGCGCCGGAAACCACCAGTGCACTGATCGTGCGTGACCAGGGCTATGCAGCAGCTATTGCAGAGGCCCAGCGCAACCAGATCGCCGAGCATCTGCTCGAAGCTCAGGGCACCAGCGCCGGGTACCCCCGCCTGACGGCTGGAAACGTCCTGAAAATCGGCAACGTGGGCCGGCGCTTCAGCGGTGACTATGTTGCCAGCAGCGTGCGCCACCTGTACCGCAACGGCGAGGGCTACAGCACCGAGTTTGTGGTCAGTGGCAGCCGCGCCGATTCCCTGGCTACCCTGATCAGCGCGGCCGCCGGGAATCAGGACCGGCCGTATACTCCCGTGCCGGGTCTGATGATCGGCATCGTGACCAACAATGACGATCCGGACAATCAGGGCAGGGTCAAGGTCAAGCTGCCAGCCCTGAACGAGGACGATGAAACCGACTGGGCGCGGGTGGTCAATATCGGCGGTGGCGCGGGCCGGGGCACTCAGGTAATTCCAGAAGTCAACGACGAGGTGCTGGTCGGGTTCGAGCATGACGATATCCACCATCCCTACATCCTGGGCGGCCTGTGGAACGGTTCAGACAAGCCTCTGTATCCCAGCGGTCAGACCGTCAAGAACGGCAAGGTCATCCGGCGTGCCTTCCGCACCCGGCTGGGCCATGAGCTGACCTATACCGATCCCGAAGGCAACGATCCGCCGGAGATCAGGCTGACCAGCAGCAAGAAACACGAACTGACGCTGAGCGACGACAAACGGCAGCCGTTCATGAAGCTCAAGACGCAAGGAAACCAGCAGGTCGTGCTGACTGACGGCACCAGCCCCAGCATCGTCCTGAAGGACAAGAGCGGCAACGAAATCACCATCAGCACCCACGGCAATACCATCCGGATCGGCAGCCGGGGGCGCATTGAGCTCAAGGCCACCAGCGGCATCAGCATTGATGGCGGAGGCGGTACGGTGGACATTCGCGGCGTCATGATCAACCTCAACTGA